In the genome of Streptomyces sp. P3, the window CGCGCCGTCCGCAGCGCAGGACGCCGCCACGCGATCGCAGCCGGCGCACGAGTGCTTCGGTCAGCGCCCCGGCGCCGCCGACCGGCACGGGAAAGCCGAAGCTCTGCCCGAGCATGGACATCAGCCAGCCGAAGCCGCCGCTCCCCGCGGCCTCCGGAGCCAGGTCGGCGTGCAGCGCGTTCCCGGCCAGCAGCAGCCTGCCGCCCTCGCCCCCGAACTCCTCTGTCCCCATGCGGCGCACCGGCAGGATCAGCGTCCGGGCCATCCGCAGGCCGCCGGCCCCCCTGAGCCTCGCGGCGAGCCGGGCGGTGGCGCGCAGCGGCGGGAACGGGGTGAACAGGGCGTCCAGAATGTCCGGGCCGAGGCGCTCCCACGCGTTGTGCAGGCGCCTCCACGCGTCCCCGTCGCCGGGGTGGAAGGCGTCGAGGGAGTCGGCGGTGGCGTCGAGGTCCCGGGCGAGTACCGCGCACCTGCCGTCGGCGAGCGGATGGGCCAGCACGCGGGGTGCGTGACTCCAGCGCAGCCCGTGATCGCCGAGACGCAGCCGCCGCAGCACGGGCGACGCGGCGGCGAGCGGATAGAACGAGCTGAAGAGGTCGTTCACGAACTCCGGGTCGACCTCCCGGTCGTGACGCACCGCTCCACCCGGCTCCGGCTGCTCCTCCAGGACCTCCACGCTCCAGCCCTCGTCGGCGAGCAGGTTGGCCGCCACCAGCCCGTTGGGCCCGGCGCCGATCACCACCGCATCAGGCATGACCGCCGCCGACGCCGTGCGCTGCCTCCCTGCGCCCCCGCGACCCCGACAGCCGTTCGGACCGGCCCTGCTCCTCGCACACCCGGGCGAGCCGGGCCAGCATCGCGCGGTGGCGCAGCTGGATCAGTCCCTCGAAACCCACGTTGTGAAGCCGCCCGCTCGCTCCCTGCAGCGGATGCTCGTCCACGATCACCAGGCAGTGCTCGCCCCAGGGGCGCAGCTCGATGGCGATGCGCGCCGATCCCAGCACGCCCGCGTGCGCCTCGAGCTCCAGCTCGGAGCCCTCCTCGCAATGCCGCACGACGGTCTCGTCGGTGAGCCGGAAGGGGCCGAGCCGCACCTCGTAGCCGATCGCGGAGCCGACCTGCGGCCACTGTCCCCGCACCGGTTCGGAGGACGCCGTCCCCACCACCCACTCCGCATACCGACCGCCGTCCGCGAGGACGGCCCACACGGTCCGCGGACTCACCTTGATCAGCCGATGCCGTACCGCCACGCCACACCTCCGGAGCACCAGGACAGGTCCCCGGCCGAGTGCCCAGCACGGAAAACCCCAACCGGCGGCCACCGCCGGGCGGCCCCGCTGAGCGGTTCCTTTGCCTCCGCGGCGGCGGCATGAGTCCCTCGCCGCGGGGTCCCGCACCGGACCGCAGGCGTGCACGGCGGGACGGGGGGCTTCCGCGGCCGCGGGTGCCGACGAGTCCGCGTCCGGCATCGGAAATCGCCCTGGGCGCATGGCTCGGGGCGTGGGCTCAGCGCGTGACTCGGCTGCTCCGCTCGGGTCTACGTCGGCGCGGCATCCTGACACGCGCGGACACTCCGGCCGGTCGGACGACGGCGGACGACGGTAATCGCGCGTCGGCGGGGTAGAGGGACGTCGACCGGCCGCCCCGACGGGGCCGGCGCCTCCCCGCAGAGAAGGAGTCGAGGATGACCGACGAGGCCTACCTGTTCCTGCTGGACGACGCGTCCGCGGCGCTCGGCGTCGCGCCGTCCGCCGTCGGCGACCTCGCGTGCATGGCCACTCCCGCGGTACAGGCGTGGCTGGACGCGCAGGGAATCCCGGCGGCGTCCCCGCGGCTGCGCCTGCTGCCGCCGGAGGAGCGGGGGGCCGTCCCGAAGGGAGCGGAACGGCTGCCGGTGCCGTTGAGCGACGAGGAGCTGAGCCGGGTGCGGCACGGGCTGGCGCCGGCGTCGCTCGCGCAGGTGGAGGAGGATCTCCTCGCCTACCGCGACTGCACCGACGGCCGGGACGGTCTGATCGGACGTGCACTGGCCGCGGGTGTGCCGCCCCACCGCGTCGTGGAACTGACCGGAGTGGATCCCGCGGCGGTGACAGCGGCGTCCGGCGAGCGATGACGCACCGACCGCGCCGGCCACGCCGGGGGCGCGGGCGAGCCTCCTGCGGAAGGTCGGCTCGCGTGCGGTCGGATACGGTCGCGGGTCAGGTCTTCGACTCTTCGGCATCGGTCGACACCCTCGACCGCGCCCGGGCCGCCCCCGGCCGTGTCCCTGCCCACGCTCCGCGGCAATGGCCCGTCGTGCCGGTCGCAGCGGCCTAGGCTCGTGTCCCAT includes:
- a CDS encoding SRPBCC family protein — encoded protein: MAVRHRLIKVSPRTVWAVLADGGRYAEWVVGTASSEPVRGQWPQVGSAIGYEVRLGPFRLTDETVVRHCEEGSELELEAHAGVLGSARIAIELRPWGEHCLVIVDEHPLQGASGRLHNVGFEGLIQLRHRAMLARLARVCEEQGRSERLSGSRGRREAAHGVGGGHA
- a CDS encoding DUF6003 family protein — its product is MTDEAYLFLLDDASAALGVAPSAVGDLACMATPAVQAWLDAQGIPAASPRLRLLPPEERGAVPKGAERLPVPLSDEELSRVRHGLAPASLAQVEEDLLAYRDCTDGRDGLIGRALAAGVPPHRVVELTGVDPAAVTAASGER